Proteins encoded in a region of the Novipirellula artificiosorum genome:
- a CDS encoding substrate-binding domain-containing protein, which translates to MGCYDFKAQQVLDACRQLNIAVPTEVAVLGVDNDRLICELSEPTLSSVIPDTKRTGYEAADLLNRMMSGEHVGTETRLITQPLGIQVRESTNTLAIDDEEVAKALHYIRRHATSNIRVSDILRQVTLSRRALEHRFKKLLGHTPHEEIQRVRMNRIKELLSETELSVHEIANRAGFEYDEYMAAAFRRETE; encoded by the coding sequence ATGGGCTGCTACGATTTCAAAGCACAACAGGTGCTGGACGCTTGTCGTCAACTTAACATCGCCGTACCAACTGAAGTCGCTGTGCTGGGGGTCGACAACGATCGCCTGATCTGCGAACTGTCGGAGCCCACGCTCTCGAGCGTGATTCCAGACACAAAGCGTACCGGTTATGAAGCGGCTGATTTGCTCAACCGTATGATGTCAGGCGAACACGTTGGCACCGAGACTCGCCTGATCACGCAGCCATTGGGGATTCAAGTACGTGAATCTACCAACACTCTAGCCATTGACGACGAGGAAGTTGCCAAAGCGCTCCACTATATCCGACGACATGCAACATCCAACATTCGGGTGTCGGACATTCTGCGACAGGTGACGCTCTCGCGTCGTGCTCTCGAGCATCGATTCAAGAAGTTGCTTGGGCACACACCACACGAAGAAATTCAACGAGTCCGTATGAATCGAATCAAGGAACTATTGTCGGAAACCGAATTAAGCGTCCATGAAATCGCTAATCGAGCCGGCTTCGAGTACGACGAGTACATGGCTGCTGCTTTTCGGCGAGAAACGGAATAA
- a CDS encoding sulfatase-like hydrolase/transferase, translating into MMRYRFPSHLKLCFILFSLASASLLAAEKPNEKPNIIVIVSDDTGYNEFSMNGSNPLFPTPRIDSIASNGVRFTNGYVSGTVCSPTRAGLLTGRYQNRFGHEYNVPPVYSEDNGLSLKETTIADVLKSADYRTIALGKWHLGYAPKFHPMERGFTDYYGFLQGARSYLPLKKPSVLNRLLRDREPVAEKFDYMTDELGRAAADYIAKSKDKPFFIYLAYNATHGPNEATESDLVTVKGGGGNEKHRAMTLALDRSVGIVLDELQKQSLTDNTLIFFVNDNGGVAGHDNTPLRGFKGSTWEGGTRVPFAIQWPAVLPKGKVLDAPVISLDIFPTAMAAAGVTTSPPQPLDGVNLLPYMLDPTKDRPHQTLYWKNGNKWAVRDGDLKAVSGNSEPTAVKVKNVKNGNPSNEVLLFDLSKDISESNNLAASRPEDVDRLKNLYTEWKKDFPTPTWGGETKKEE; encoded by the coding sequence ATGATGCGATATCGATTCCCATCACACTTGAAGCTTTGCTTCATACTTTTCTCGCTGGCATCAGCGAGCCTCTTGGCTGCAGAGAAGCCCAACGAGAAGCCCAATATCATCGTCATCGTTTCCGACGATACCGGGTATAACGAGTTCTCGATGAACGGCAGCAATCCACTATTTCCCACACCGCGTATCGATTCGATCGCATCTAATGGAGTTCGCTTTACCAACGGCTATGTTAGCGGTACTGTTTGTAGCCCGACCCGCGCAGGCCTTTTGACTGGTCGATATCAGAATCGCTTCGGACATGAATACAATGTCCCTCCCGTCTACAGCGAAGACAATGGACTCTCCTTAAAAGAGACCACCATCGCCGATGTGTTGAAGTCCGCTGACTATCGAACCATTGCGCTAGGTAAGTGGCATCTTGGCTACGCACCCAAGTTTCACCCGATGGAGCGAGGCTTCACCGACTACTACGGATTTCTGCAAGGCGCACGAAGCTACTTACCGCTGAAGAAGCCGTCGGTTTTGAATCGATTGCTCCGAGATCGGGAACCCGTCGCCGAGAAATTCGATTACATGACTGATGAATTGGGGCGTGCCGCGGCCGATTACATCGCGAAGTCTAAAGACAAACCATTCTTTATCTACTTGGCCTACAATGCCACCCACGGCCCCAACGAAGCAACCGAGTCCGACTTGGTAACCGTCAAGGGAGGTGGTGGAAATGAAAAACACCGAGCAATGACTTTGGCCTTGGATCGCTCCGTGGGAATCGTGCTGGACGAACTGCAAAAGCAATCGCTGACAGACAACACGCTTATCTTCTTCGTCAACGACAATGGTGGAGTCGCAGGGCACGACAACACTCCGCTGCGCGGTTTCAAAGGCAGCACATGGGAAGGTGGGACACGAGTACCGTTTGCGATTCAGTGGCCAGCCGTATTGCCAAAGGGCAAAGTACTCGACGCTCCGGTGATCTCGCTCGACATTTTTCCAACCGCGATGGCTGCTGCAGGTGTGACTACGTCGCCCCCGCAACCCTTGGATGGCGTAAATCTTTTGCCCTACATGCTGGATCCAACGAAAGACCGTCCTCATCAGACGCTGTACTGGAAGAATGGCAACAAGTGGGCGGTTCGCGACGGCGACCTGAAGGCGGTTTCTGGAAATTCAGAACCAACCGCAGTAAAAGTGAAGAATGTAAAAAACGGCAATCCTTCAAACGAAGTATTGCTCTTCGATCTCTCCAAGGACATTAGCGAATCCAATAACTTAGCTGCCTCACGCCCGGAAGATGTCGACCGATTAAAGAATCTTTACACTGAGTGGAAGAAGGATTTTCCTACACCAACTTGGGGCGGAGAGACTAAAAAAGAGGAGTAA
- a CDS encoding family 16 glycoside hydrolase — MKSSLTFAILALFSISELVADDKGKLIFEDSFQRTESQEKTDEPGNGWGTNSKSRAQGHKQVDLRDGAMYIFTHEEADHAASVTHPTEFNNGSVKLRFMLEDERDKLGLNFADLQCKEVHAGHLFMTQISVKEVLLQDLKTGNMRLDIREARQAKKPLSAEQSSALEGKSKKVSHSLQVGKWYEVEVTIKGDQLSVAIDGKTIGTLSSPGIAHPTKSMLRLAVPRNAVVDDVKIWRNQ; from the coding sequence ATGAAATCAAGCCTGACATTTGCGATCCTTGCCTTATTCTCGATCAGCGAACTTGTCGCTGACGACAAAGGCAAACTTATTTTTGAAGACTCCTTTCAACGAACGGAATCGCAAGAGAAAACCGACGAGCCGGGTAACGGTTGGGGGACAAACAGCAAGAGCCGAGCCCAGGGACACAAGCAAGTCGATCTCCGTGATGGTGCCATGTATATCTTCACTCATGAAGAGGCAGATCACGCAGCGTCGGTTACGCACCCCACCGAATTCAATAATGGGTCTGTGAAGCTGCGATTCATGCTCGAGGATGAACGTGATAAGCTTGGGCTGAATTTCGCCGACTTACAATGCAAAGAGGTGCATGCAGGGCATCTCTTTATGACTCAGATCAGCGTTAAAGAAGTGCTGCTGCAGGACCTGAAGACAGGTAACATGCGGCTTGACATTCGGGAAGCTCGACAAGCCAAGAAGCCGTTGTCCGCCGAGCAATCGTCGGCCTTGGAAGGCAAGAGCAAGAAGGTTTCACATAGCCTACAAGTCGGCAAGTGGTACGAAGTTGAAGTGACAATCAAAGGCGATCAACTTTCCGTGGCGATTGATGGCAAGACCATCGGCACTCTCTCGTCACCTGGAATCGCTCATCCAACGAAAAGCATGTTAAGGCTAGCCGTGCCACGCAACGCTGTCGTTGATGATGTGAAAATCTGGCGCAACCAATAA
- a CDS encoding arylsulfatase, translating into MRISRTLTLLFFFQLAIVVHAAPPNIVFVITDDQGYGDVGYTGNPIIKTPNIDRLAGESSQLTDYHVAPTCSPTRAALLTGHWTDRTGVWHTVNGRSMLRENEVTLGQMLKDAGYATGMFGKWHLGDNFPYRPEDRGFTEVYRHGGGGVGQTPDLWDNAYFDGSYFHNGKVVPAKGFCTDVFFAEAQRFIRESAAKKQPFLAYIALNAPHGPLHTPQKYLNLYSDQPPAIAAFFGMISNIDDNVGATRALLRELGIERDTLFIFTTDNGTATGAKIFNAGMRGAKGSEYEGGHRVSFIAHWPAAGWDKERVSDTLCHAVDVVPTLLEVTGAKQPSNVKFDGRSIRSLLDPTKTAEAWPHDRMLITDSQRVRDPIKWKQTAVMSNKWRLVNGTELYDIKADPSQEHNVIAEHPAQADQMRSFYDSWWAELEPTFSQTTEIHIGAADHPIVSLTGHDWIQEALPPWNQQHIREADGYGVKKTSQKNTPKTNTENLKPVEKSVHQGHWAVKVVTAGKYQFSLRRWPLEADMPIASSLAPGEDVPGATQAFRARPGIAIPATNATLRIDGKDLESKPIQPGDKEVTFTAQLTVGSHQLAPLFKDEAGNEIGAYYAIITRLP; encoded by the coding sequence ATGAGGATATCGCGAACTTTAACGTTACTGTTCTTCTTCCAACTTGCGATCGTTGTGCACGCTGCGCCACCGAACATCGTGTTTGTGATCACCGATGATCAGGGTTACGGTGACGTTGGCTATACAGGCAATCCGATTATCAAGACGCCGAACATTGATCGTCTTGCCGGTGAGTCGTCGCAGCTTACCGACTACCATGTCGCGCCCACCTGTTCGCCAACGCGTGCGGCCTTGCTAACAGGTCACTGGACCGACCGCACCGGAGTTTGGCACACGGTTAATGGCCGATCGATGTTGCGCGAAAACGAAGTGACTCTCGGTCAAATGCTCAAAGATGCTGGCTACGCAACGGGTATGTTTGGCAAGTGGCATCTTGGCGACAACTTTCCTTATCGACCCGAAGACCGTGGATTCACCGAAGTCTATCGACATGGCGGCGGTGGGGTAGGGCAGACGCCAGACTTGTGGGACAACGCCTACTTCGATGGAAGCTACTTTCATAACGGCAAAGTTGTACCAGCCAAGGGGTTTTGTACTGACGTGTTCTTTGCAGAGGCGCAGCGTTTCATTCGGGAGTCTGCAGCCAAGAAGCAGCCATTCCTTGCTTACATCGCACTCAACGCACCCCACGGTCCATTGCATACGCCGCAAAAGTATCTCAACCTCTATTCAGACCAGCCTCCAGCCATTGCTGCGTTCTTCGGAATGATCAGCAATATTGATGACAATGTAGGCGCGACGCGAGCATTGCTGCGTGAGCTTGGTATCGAACGCGACACTCTGTTCATCTTCACCACGGATAACGGCACTGCAACTGGCGCCAAGATTTTCAACGCCGGAATGCGAGGAGCCAAGGGAAGCGAATACGAGGGCGGACATCGTGTGTCATTTATCGCACACTGGCCCGCCGCTGGCTGGGACAAGGAACGAGTCAGCGACACGCTTTGTCACGCCGTAGATGTCGTTCCCACGCTTCTCGAAGTCACCGGTGCAAAGCAACCTTCCAATGTGAAGTTTGACGGCAGGTCGATTCGAAGTTTATTAGATCCTACGAAGACTGCGGAAGCCTGGCCGCACGACCGGATGCTCATCACCGATTCTCAGCGAGTGCGTGATCCGATCAAGTGGAAACAAACTGCCGTCATGTCCAATAAGTGGCGGTTGGTTAACGGAACTGAGCTTTACGATATCAAGGCCGATCCCAGCCAGGAGCACAACGTAATCGCCGAACACCCGGCACAAGCCGATCAGATGCGATCCTTCTACGACTCGTGGTGGGCAGAACTTGAGCCAACGTTTTCTCAGACCACTGAGATTCATATCGGGGCCGCCGATCACCCGATTGTGAGCTTGACGGGACACGATTGGATTCAAGAGGCGCTGCCTCCTTGGAATCAACAACACATTCGAGAAGCCGATGGTTATGGCGTTAAAAAGACGAGTCAGAAAAACACTCCAAAGACTAATACGGAGAATTTGAAACCTGTTGAAAAGTCTGTCCATCAAGGCCACTGGGCGGTGAAAGTTGTCACTGCGGGCAAGTACCAATTCAGTCTCCGTCGCTGGCCCCTGGAAGCTGATATGCCGATCGCCAGTTCACTCGCTCCAGGCGAGGACGTTCCCGGCGCAACCCAAGCCTTCCGAGCTCGACCCGGAATCGCGATTCCAGCGACCAACGCCACGCTACGGATCGATGGCAAAGACCTTGAGAGCAAGCCTATCCAGCCAGGTGACAAAGAAGTCACCTTCACTGCTCAACTTACCGTTGGCTCACATCAACTCGCGCCGCTATTCAAGGACGAAGCCGGTAACGAAATTGGAGCCTACTACGCCATCATCACTAGGCTCCCATGA
- a CDS encoding IS256 family transposase codes for MLKVERWSPGGQNLPFAIFQFSSAGTDGETIMNEVSLLQSLGQVSASETGQVFRDFLRGHIREMICEVMAAEVTELCGPKHAPSGGDHYRAGSSPGRVLYEGEREQVVRPRVRLKSEDGRSQEVELASYRIAKDPEQLQSQIVQAIVSGVSTRGVEEIKPSSPGVKRSNVSRLWQEAGSKFVEQLRSKDLASTTCCTLMLDGIRLSSEQTAVVALGIDSDGHKHVLDFSLGSSENLEVSRELVGRIVTRGFGCEHRLFVVLDGSDALRGAVREFFADAVVQRCLVHKERNIKGKLSKCHWGELSRLFTRLRSVQGIDAAEEVFSELKGFLEPINAEGYRSLHEAGDDLLALHRLNVPNTLHRSLLSTNAIENSFLNTKRKLGRVTRFRADTDQASRWLSCALLEAEKGFRRISGHHSLKHLIAALQRPGGITK; via the coding sequence TTGTTGAAAGTTGAAAGATGGTCTCCCGGAGGGCAGAATCTGCCCTTCGCAATCTTTCAATTTTCGTCGGCTGGAACCGACGGGGAGACCATCATGAATGAAGTTAGTCTTTTGCAATCGCTCGGGCAAGTTTCTGCGTCCGAAACCGGTCAAGTCTTTCGAGACTTCTTGCGTGGGCACATCCGCGAGATGATCTGTGAAGTCATGGCCGCTGAAGTCACCGAGCTTTGCGGTCCCAAGCATGCTCCGTCGGGAGGCGATCACTACCGAGCAGGGAGCAGTCCCGGTCGGGTTCTCTACGAAGGTGAGCGTGAGCAGGTCGTTCGTCCTCGTGTCCGCTTGAAGTCTGAGGATGGCAGGAGTCAAGAAGTTGAATTGGCCAGCTATCGAATCGCCAAGGATCCCGAACAGCTCCAGTCGCAAATCGTTCAGGCGATCGTCTCGGGCGTGAGTACTCGCGGTGTCGAAGAGATCAAGCCGAGTTCCCCTGGTGTCAAACGATCCAATGTGTCGCGATTGTGGCAAGAAGCCGGTAGCAAGTTCGTCGAACAACTGCGAAGCAAAGACCTAGCTTCGACGACCTGCTGTACGTTGATGCTCGATGGCATTCGGCTCAGTAGTGAGCAGACCGCCGTGGTGGCATTGGGAATCGACAGTGACGGTCACAAGCACGTGCTCGATTTCTCTCTCGGAAGCAGTGAAAACCTGGAAGTTTCGCGTGAATTGGTAGGCCGCATCGTGACTCGTGGATTCGGTTGCGAGCATCGATTGTTTGTCGTGCTTGACGGCAGTGATGCGTTACGTGGCGCGGTCAGGGAGTTCTTTGCTGATGCAGTCGTGCAGCGTTGTTTGGTGCACAAGGAACGGAACATCAAGGGCAAGCTTTCGAAATGTCACTGGGGCGAGCTGTCGCGTCTGTTCACACGTCTTCGCAGCGTCCAGGGGATCGATGCTGCCGAAGAAGTGTTCTCCGAGCTGAAGGGATTCCTCGAGCCGATCAACGCAGAGGGGTACCGGAGCTTGCATGAAGCGGGCGATGACCTATTGGCGCTGCACCGACTGAATGTTCCCAACACGCTACATCGTTCGCTGCTGAGCACCAACGCGATTGAGAATTCATTCTTGAACACGAAACGCAAGCTGGGTCGCGTGACACGTTTTCGGGCAGACACGGACCAGGCAAGTCGCTGGCTCTCGTGCGCGCTGCTGGAGGCAGAGAAAGGGTTTCGAAGGATCTCCGGCCACCACTCACTGAAGCATCTGATCGCGGCCCTGCAACGCCCCGGAGGCATCACTAAGTGA
- a CDS encoding DUF6807 family protein, producing MRSMFLILFLTTAFCQVQAFAQKSSEAFRFVESPGEYVDLKFGDRNVLRFINRPHDGSTGDSHYMSFKPFHQVFDPKSGTILLSSGVHPKTNEFKFPHHRGLFFGFNRISFGNGQTADIWHGNKGVFSNCNAITNMTADEKSAAHTAAISWHAEDGNTFAEEIRKVTVYNISGGTQLDWSTTLTTKLDLVRLDGDPQHAGFHFRAAQEVAQTTAKQTYYLRPDGKGKEGETRNWDSKKKDERTINLPWNAMSFVVQGNRYTALRINHPDNPKETRGSERDYGRFGDYFEFELTPSHPLNLRYRIWIQEGEMTKEQCEKMAQDFVASKS from the coding sequence ATGAGAAGCATGTTTTTGATATTGTTTTTGACAACGGCATTTTGCCAAGTCCAAGCGTTTGCTCAGAAATCGTCCGAAGCGTTTCGCTTTGTCGAATCGCCAGGTGAATATGTCGATCTGAAATTCGGCGACCGAAATGTGCTTCGGTTTATCAATCGCCCCCATGACGGAAGCACCGGCGATTCGCATTACATGAGTTTTAAACCTTTCCATCAAGTCTTCGATCCGAAATCAGGGACGATTCTGTTGTCGAGCGGAGTCCACCCAAAAACTAACGAGTTCAAGTTCCCCCATCATCGCGGACTGTTTTTTGGTTTCAACCGAATCAGCTTTGGCAATGGACAAACGGCAGATATCTGGCATGGAAACAAAGGAGTATTTAGCAACTGTAACGCGATCACGAATATGACCGCAGATGAAAAGAGCGCGGCGCACACGGCAGCGATTTCTTGGCATGCAGAGGATGGGAACACATTTGCGGAAGAGATTCGCAAGGTAACGGTCTACAACATTTCCGGAGGAACTCAGCTCGATTGGTCGACAACCTTGACAACCAAGTTGGATTTGGTGCGATTGGATGGTGATCCACAACATGCTGGCTTTCATTTTCGAGCAGCCCAAGAAGTGGCTCAAACAACGGCGAAACAAACTTACTATCTTCGTCCGGATGGGAAAGGCAAAGAGGGTGAGACTCGCAATTGGGACTCTAAGAAAAAGGATGAGCGAACCATCAATTTGCCTTGGAACGCCATGAGTTTTGTGGTCCAAGGAAATCGTTATACAGCCCTGAGAATCAACCATCCGGACAATCCGAAAGAGACACGGGGGAGCGAACGAGATTATGGGAGGTTCGGAGATTATTTCGAATTCGAACTGACTCCCAGCCATCCCTTGAATCTTCGATATCGGATATGGATTCAAGAGGGAGAAATGACGAAGGAGCAATGCGAAAAGATGGCTCAGGACTTTGTTGCATCGAAATCTTAA
- a CDS encoding FAD-dependent oxidoreductase yields MKSMLFAFLLCLTLPVFCANAQSKPDLAPAEGDKLTYDIVVYGDSSGAAVAAIAAKREGRSVIWLNPTGFAGGMSSSGLGATDFLSYRSTFGGISSEFYDDVAKAYGTDFVRSFEPHVGKDVFDQMIATAGVNVIYNEMLDRTSGKGVTMNGNRITAITMLSGRTYHGKMFIDASYVGDLMAAAGVTYTVGREPESQYGEDMAGVRRGDTNPRVHYGQKDKDHFVKDVDPYVTPGDSSSGLLPHVHRIEGLKNGTGDKKIQAYNYRVCLTTDPKNRIPIDKPEGYREIDHELLLRNFDAGDMRLPALIEPLAGGLKVDWNNMHAVGSDYVGTNWDYPEASYERRREIEKEHETYIRGFLWTMANNPRVPESIRKKTAAYGLPRDEFTDNGGWPWMIYIRESRRMVGDYVTTQLDCSGVRKASDPVGLGSFGMDSHCVQHFVTDNGKVQNEGVIWRTPPRPYGISYRSIVPRKGECENLFSPICLSATHVAHGSIRMEPVFMALSQSAAIAAGLAIDKSVSVQDVPYHELRDKLESAKQIVRPETWKRAPAQKKPAVKAEPGEVKSQEVQPQEESARSPAKQPNVVLILADDLGVECLSAYGGTSHRTPNIDRLAKEGMRFTRCFSNPFCSPSRGSLLTGRYPFRNGLKVVLHSKSQEDLYLRPSQPSFARQLKQHGYATQIVGKWHVSLEHKHNTINQFGFDHYQTWQIFDDKGSKTTRYWKPYLSRDGKPLSEEISNRYGPDVDLEVYLDFIKTSAKSNTPFLAYYSTCLPHYPWEPTPDSDVQDYRAPEVRHKGDPKFFPDMVAYLDKQIGQMLQTLDDLGIAENTIVIFLADNGTDSDLVNTWGDGKRIPGGKGTMTDRGTHVPLLVRWPGRIVAGTSCEDLVDLSDFLPTICELTGAKLPEESIHGRSFAPQLFGKSGNPRQWIHRQNADLRQVRNDEYMLDNKDQLRRVVPLWEEPTPKDLKNDLSKEAAARETLQAVFDSFGQ; encoded by the coding sequence ATGAAAAGTATGTTGTTCGCGTTCCTCCTCTGCCTCACTCTACCCGTGTTTTGTGCAAACGCTCAGAGCAAGCCAGACTTGGCACCTGCAGAAGGCGATAAGTTGACGTACGACATTGTGGTGTACGGCGACTCATCGGGAGCGGCGGTGGCGGCGATCGCTGCCAAGCGCGAAGGGCGTTCGGTCATCTGGTTGAACCCCACCGGTTTCGCGGGCGGCATGAGTTCAAGTGGACTCGGTGCGACGGACTTCCTTAGCTATCGAAGTACTTTCGGCGGCATTTCCTCTGAGTTTTACGATGACGTTGCCAAAGCCTATGGAACCGACTTTGTTCGAAGCTTCGAGCCCCACGTTGGCAAGGACGTCTTTGATCAAATGATCGCGACGGCGGGCGTCAATGTGATTTACAACGAGATGCTCGACCGCACTTCAGGCAAGGGCGTGACGATGAACGGCAATCGAATCACGGCGATTACCATGCTTAGTGGCAGGACATATCACGGCAAGATGTTCATCGACGCGAGCTATGTCGGCGATCTGATGGCCGCAGCGGGAGTGACTTACACCGTGGGTCGAGAACCGGAGAGCCAATACGGTGAGGACATGGCAGGCGTGCGCCGGGGAGATACAAACCCGCGAGTCCACTATGGCCAGAAGGACAAAGATCACTTTGTGAAAGACGTTGATCCCTATGTAACACCAGGCGACTCCAGCAGCGGATTGTTGCCACATGTCCATCGCATTGAGGGACTCAAGAACGGCACGGGCGACAAGAAGATTCAAGCCTACAACTATCGAGTGTGCTTGACGACCGATCCGAAGAACCGCATTCCCATCGACAAACCTGAGGGCTATCGCGAGATCGATCATGAGTTGCTGCTGCGAAACTTCGATGCAGGTGACATGCGTCTGCCAGCGTTAATCGAACCGCTCGCAGGAGGTCTAAAGGTCGATTGGAACAACATGCATGCCGTCGGTTCCGATTATGTTGGAACGAATTGGGACTATCCCGAAGCAAGCTATGAACGCCGTCGAGAAATTGAAAAGGAACACGAAACCTATATCCGTGGCTTTCTCTGGACGATGGCGAACAACCCGCGTGTACCGGAGAGCATTCGCAAGAAGACAGCGGCATACGGTTTGCCTCGCGATGAATTCACGGACAATGGCGGCTGGCCATGGATGATCTACATTCGTGAATCGCGGCGCATGGTTGGCGACTACGTGACGACTCAGCTCGACTGTTCGGGCGTTCGGAAGGCATCGGACCCGGTGGGACTTGGTTCGTTCGGCATGGACTCGCATTGCGTGCAACACTTCGTCACAGACAACGGCAAGGTGCAGAACGAAGGGGTCATTTGGCGGACGCCACCGCGTCCCTACGGCATTTCCTACCGCTCCATTGTTCCAAGAAAGGGTGAGTGCGAAAACCTATTTTCTCCGATTTGCCTGTCGGCAACTCATGTCGCCCATGGTTCGATTCGGATGGAACCAGTCTTCATGGCCTTGAGCCAAAGCGCGGCAATCGCCGCTGGACTTGCGATCGACAAAAGCGTCAGCGTGCAGGATGTGCCCTATCATGAACTACGCGATAAGCTCGAATCGGCCAAGCAGATCGTGCGTCCTGAAACATGGAAACGGGCACCTGCTCAAAAGAAGCCTGCTGTAAAGGCGGAACCCGGAGAAGTGAAGTCCCAGGAAGTGCAGCCTCAGGAAGAATCGGCACGAAGTCCCGCGAAACAACCCAACGTAGTTCTCATCCTTGCAGATGACCTGGGCGTCGAGTGCTTGTCGGCTTACGGTGGAACTTCACATCGAACTCCCAACATCGACCGGCTTGCCAAGGAAGGAATGCGGTTCACGCGTTGCTTCAGCAATCCATTTTGTTCGCCTTCGCGAGGTTCGTTACTAACCGGCAGATACCCTTTCCGAAATGGGCTGAAAGTTGTCTTGCATAGCAAAAGCCAGGAGGACCTTTATTTGCGTCCATCCCAACCTAGTTTTGCGAGGCAACTCAAACAGCACGGTTACGCCACGCAAATCGTCGGCAAATGGCACGTTTCACTCGAGCACAAACACAACACAATCAACCAGTTTGGTTTCGATCACTACCAGACTTGGCAGATTTTTGATGACAAGGGCTCGAAAACGACGCGGTACTGGAAGCCGTATCTCTCTCGAGACGGAAAACCGCTTTCTGAAGAAATCAGCAACCGTTATGGTCCCGATGTAGACCTAGAAGTCTACCTTGACTTCATCAAGACCAGTGCAAAAAGCAACACGCCATTTCTTGCATACTATTCAACCTGCCTACCCCATTATCCGTGGGAACCGACGCCGGATAGTGACGTGCAAGACTATCGTGCGCCTGAGGTAAGGCACAAAGGCGACCCGAAATTTTTTCCTGACATGGTCGCCTATCTCGATAAGCAAATCGGTCAAATGCTACAAACTCTCGATGACCTTGGCATCGCCGAAAACACGATTGTTATTTTCCTTGCTGACAACGGAACCGACAGCGATCTGGTCAATACGTGGGGTGACGGCAAACGCATTCCTGGCGGCAAAGGGACTATGACAGACCGAGGCACTCACGTGCCACTGCTCGTGCGTTGGCCTGGTCGTATCGTCGCCGGGACTTCTTGCGAAGATCTAGTGGATCTCTCGGATTTTCTTCCCACGATCTGCGAGCTTACCGGTGCGAAGCTGCCTGAGGAATCCATTCATGGACGCTCATTCGCACCTCAACTCTTTGGAAAGTCAGGCAATCCTCGTCAGTGGATTCACCGTCAAAACGCTGACCTTCGCCAAGTCAGAAACGATGAGTACATGCTTGACAATAAAGATCAACTGCGACGAGTCGTTCCGTTGTGGGAGGAGCCTACACCAAAAGATTTGAAGAATGATTTGAGTAAAGAAGCAGCCGCTCGCGAGACGTTGCAAGCCGTTTTCGATTCATTCGGACAATGA